The genomic DNA AAGGTGCGTACCGCGTTCTTTCACGTTGGCGAGGTACACATCGAGCTGCTGGAGCCCACCGCCGACGACAGCCCCATCGCCAAGTTCCTCGAAAAGAACGGCGAGGGCATTCACCACATCGCGTTCGGCACGGACAACATCGAGGGCCAGCTCAAGCAGGCTGCCGACAGTGGTCTGCGCCTGATCCACGAAACCCCCTTTGAAGGTGCGGCCAACAAACTCGTCGCCTTCCTTCACCCGAAATCCACCCACGGCGTGCTCACCGAATTCTGCATGCCCAAGAATTAACACAACCTCAACGGTCACTCAAAACTTACTCTAGGCCATGGCCATCGATCCCAAATTACTGGAAGACCTGCAAAAGCGCCGGGAGCTCGCCGCCCAAGCCGGCGGCGCTGACAAGCTCGCCAAGCGCAAAGACAAAGGTCAAATGTCTGCCCGAGAACGGCTGGAATTCTTCTTCGAAGACGGCACGTTTCAGGAGTTCGGCATGCACGCGCAGCACACCTGCCATCGCTTCGGCATGGCGGATAAGGCCATGCCCTACGATGGCGTCGTTTGCGGCACCGGCTATGTCAATGGTCGGCCCGTGGCTGCCTTCAGCCAGGACTTCACCGTCGGCGGCGGCGCAGTGGGCCGTATTCACGCTAAGAAAATTTGCGACCTGATGGAGTACGCACACGAAGCCGGCATTCCGGTGGTCGGCGTGAATGACTCCGGCGGCGCGCGCATTCAGGAGGGCGTCGACTCACTCTCCGGCTATGGCCAGGTGTTCTTTAAGAACGTTTACCTGTCTGGTGTCGTGCCGCAGATCGCCGTGATCGCCGGGCCTTGCGCCGGGGGTGCCGCCTACTCGCCCGCCCTCACGGACTTCATCATCATGACGGAGACCAACGCCAATATGTTCATCTGCGGGCCGGATGTTATTAAAGCCGCCACGGGTGAAAAAGCCGAACTGGCGCAATTCGCTTCGGCCGCCGCGCACGCCTCCATCAGCGGCAATATTCACCTGATCGCCGAGGACGACAAGCATGCCATGGAACTCGCCTCCGAGTTACTCTCCTACCTCCCGAACAACAACATCTCCGACCCGCCCCACAATCTGGATGCGGACATCGACTTGAGCAAAGACCTCGGCATGAACGACATCGTTCCGGCCAGTCCCAAGGAGCCCCTCGACACCCACGTCGTGATCGATCTGCTCGTGGATGACGGAAACTTTTTCGAGATCCAGCCCGACTTCGCACCCAACATCATAACCGGCTTTGCCCGCATATGCGGCGTCGTGGTGGGTATCATCGGCAACCAGCCTAAGGTCAAGGCAGGCACGCTGGACATCGACAGCTCGGACAAAGGCGCGCGCTTCATCCGCACGTGCAACATATACAACATTCCGATTGTGAACCTGGTCGACGTGCCCGGCTTTATGCCCGGGCTAGCTCAGGAGCGCGGCGGCATTATCCGCCATGGTGCCAAGATGCTCTTTGCCTACGCCGCGGCCACCGTGCCGAAGATCACGCTGATCATGCGCAAGGCCTACGGTGGTGCTTACCTCGCCATGTGCTCGGCCGATATGGGTGCCGATCTAGTCTTTGCCTGGCCCACTGCCGAGATTGCGGTTATGGGTGGCGAAGGCGCGGTAAAGGTCCTCTTCCGCAACCAAATCAAGGACGCCGAGGACCCCACCGCAAAAACCAAAGAGCTCGTCGCCGAGTATCAAGGTGAGTTCGCCTCGCCTTATCAGGCCGCAGCCAACGCCATGATCACCGACGTGATCGAGCCTTCGGAAACTCGCTCAACGATCGCCCTGGCCTTGCGCAAAACGCTGACCAAGCGCGACACGCGTCCACCCAAGAAACACGGTAACATTCCACTGTAGGCCAGTCATGCAAACGCCAGCCATACTCGCGTCCATGCCGGCGCATCCTGAACTCGGCGAGAACCTCCAGTTCATTCTGGTCGGCTTCGTCTTCGTGATCATCGTGCTATTGATCCTGGCCGGAATCACGCAGTTGGTCGGCCTGCTGTTTAAGCAACCGGCCAAACCAGAAAAGTCCGCCGCCAAGGCGACACCATCTACGGCTGCCAGTTCTCCGAGCAAGAATGAACCTGCCGAAGTTACTGAAGAGCTCGACCCGGCATTGACCGCCGCCATCGTCGCCGCCGCGGTGCACGCGGTCATCGGCGATCAACCGCACCGCATCCTGAGCATCCGGCCCGCACAGCAAAGTTGGGCTCAGGAAGGTCGCCGCCAGATATTCTCATCACATACCGTTCGCTAAATAGTTTTAACCAATTTCCCACTCAATCCAATGAAACGCTTAAAGATCACCGTTGAAGGTAAAACGTATGAAGTCGAGGTCGAGATGCTCGATGACGACGGCCAACCCATGGCTTCGGCTTCGGCCCCGGTCAAGCGGTCTGCCCCGCGTCGCGCTGCCGCAGCGCCCGCCCCGGTCGGCGCACCCGCGCCCAAGTCCAGCGGTGGAAGTGCGGCGGCGGGAGATGTTCCCAGCCCGCTCTCGGCCGTAGTGGTCTCAGTCGATGTCAAAGTCGGCCAGCAAGTCAACGAAGGCGAAAAGCTGATCACGCTCGAAGCCATGAAAATGAATACCATCGTTAACGCGCCGGCCGCCGGCACCGTCAAGGCCATCCATGTGGCTGCCGGAGACGCGGTCGAAGAAGGCCAGGGCCTGATCTCCGTCGAGTAATCTGCTTGAAAGGAGAACCCAAATGGACCTCAGCAAATTAATCAGTTTAACCGGCTTTGGCGCACTTGGCTGGGAAATGATCGTCATGTGGGTGGTGGTTGCCATCCTGCTTTACCTGGCGGTTTTCAAGGAGTTTGAGCCACTGCTCTTGGTGCCCATTGCTTTTGGTGCCCTGCTGGCCAACCTCCCGACAAAGAACATGACCGACACGCCGCCCGGAGAAATCCTGAGCCCGGTTAGCGGTGTCGTGGTGGCTGCCTACGGTGAGCCCGGGCAATCCGTGCAGATGCCCGCAACGCCTCGCCAGCGTCCCAACCACATGACCAAGCTCGGCGAAGACGGCATCGAGAAAGTCTTTGACGAAGAGAATCTGCTCTACGGCGAAGGCCGCCAGACCCTGCTCTACGTCATCCGTGGCGACGAGTCGCACAGTGAAGGCGAACCCGTCTCCGTGCAAGTCCCCTGGCTGGGCTCGGATGAAACAATCACCGTGCGCGGCGATGACTACCTGGTCTGGGCCGAAGCCTCTGGCCGCATGTCCCAGGCGTTCATCAAAGCGGGTGACGCCGTGACCGCCGGCCAGCCATTGGCCCGCGTTTTCAGTGACCACAACGGGGGCTTGTTTCACTACATCTCGCTGGGGATCATCCTGGAAATTTTCCCGCCGTTGATCTTCCTGGGCGTCGGTGCGTTGACCGACTTTGGCCCACTGATCGCGAACCCGCGCACGCTGCTTCTCGGCGCTGCCGCGCAGTTCGGGGTGTTCGCTACTTACCTCGGCGCGATGGCCTCGGGATTCTTCACCAGCTCGGAAGCGGCCGCAATTGGCATCATCGGCGGGGCCGATGGACCGACCTCGATCTTTCTCGCCAATGCGCTTTCGCCAGACTTGATGGCCCCAATTGCCGTCGCCGCATATAGCTACATGGCGCTGGTCCCAGTCATCCAACCGCCGATCATGCGTGCGCTGACGACCAAGAGCGAACGCCAAATCCGCATGAAAAGCCTGCGCAAGGTAGGCCGATTGGAAAAGCTGATCTTTGCGCTGATCGTGACCATCTTCTGCATCCTGGTCGCACCCGATGCCTCACCGCTTATCGGCATGCTGATGCTGGGCAATTTCCTCCGCGAATGCGGCGTCACCCAGCGCCTCTCCAAGGCCGCGCAGAACGAGCTGATCAACATTGTCACGATCTTCCTCGGGGCCAGCGTGGGCATCACCATGACCGGTGACCGTTTCCTGAAAGCGGAGACCCTCATGATTCTCGCCCTCGGCGTCGTAGCCTTCAGCATCGCGACGGCCAGCGGCATAATCATGGCCAAGGGCATGAATCTTTTCAGCAAGAGCAAGATCAACCCGCTCATTGGCTCAGCCGGCGTCTCGGCCGTGCCAATGGCGGCGCGGGTTAGCCAGGTGGAGGGCCAAAAAGCCGACCCCAGCAACTACCTGCTGATGCACGCCATGGGGCCCAACGTCGCCGGCGTAATCGGCACGGCGCTAGCCGCGGGTTACTTCATGGCGGTCTTCGCCAGCTCACATTAAACTTTGCCATACAAAGCCAAATCCGATACATTAACTCTGCATCACAAAGCTACAAAAACTCCGAACAATCATGATGACCATGACGGCAATCCCCGAACTAACTGCAGCCGAAGCCGCTGCGATGATTAACGATGGTGACACCATCGGTTTCAGCGGATTCACCCCCGCCGGAGCCGCCAAGGCGATTCCACGCGCATTGGCCGCTCGCGCCAAAGCCGAACATGAGGCCGGGCGACCGTTCAAAATCGGCGTGGTCACCGGTGCATCCACGGGCGACTCACTCGACGGCGAACTTGCCCGCGCGGACGCCGTTGCCTGGCGCACCCCGTATCAATCGGACAAGTATCTGCGCAAGTCCATCAACGCCGGCAAGACACGCTTCTTCGACATGCACCTTTCCATGCTGCCGCAGAACGTGCGCTACGGATTCCTCGGCAAGTTCAAGTATGCGGTGATCGAAGCCTGCGATGTTTCTGAGGATGGCGAGATCATCCTGACAACCTCCGTCGGTGCCACCCCGACTTTCTGTAATGTCGCGGACAAGATCATCATCGAGCTCAATGAGAAGCACCCCAAAGGTTTGCGCGGACTGCACGATATTTACGAGCCGCTCGACCCACCCAACCGCCAGCCCATCCCGATAAACACCTGCCGCGATCGCGTGGGCACGGATGTGTTGAAAGTCGACCCGACCAAAATCGCCGGCATTGTGCGGACGGATCTGCCCGACGAAACCGGCGGCTTCAAGGAGCCCGACGGCATCACGCTCAAAATTGGTGATAACGTCGCCCGCTTCCTCGCCGAAGAGCTCAAGTCCGGTCGCATTCCGTATAAGTTTTTGCCGATCCAATCCGGCGTGGGTAACATCGCTAATGCGGTGCTCGGTGCCATGGGCCGCCATCCGGACATCCCTGCCTTCGAGATGTATTCCGAAGTGATTCAAGACTCCGTCATCGACCTAATGAAGGACGGGGCCGTGAAGTTCGCCAGCGCAACATCCCTCACCCTGAGCCCGCCCGTTCTGCAGGAAGTTTACGAAGATCTGGAGTTCTACAAAACGCGCATGCTTCTGCGTCCACAGGAAATCTCCAACCATCCGGAGATCGTACGGCGCCTGGGCATCATCTCGATCAACACCGCGATTGAGTTGGACATCTTTGGCAACGTCAACAGCACCCACGTCATGGGCAAGGACCTGATGAACGGCATTGGCGGCTCGGGTGACTTCACGCGCAACGCATTTATCTCGATCTTCACCTGTCCGTCGGTCGCTAAGGGCGGCAACATCAGCACGATCGTGCCACTGGTCAGCCACCTCGACCACAGCGAGCACAGCGTGCAAGTTGTCATCACCGATCAGGGCATAGCAGACTTGAGGGGCAAAGATCCACACGAGCGCGCCCTGGCGATCATCGACAACTGCGCGCACCCGGAGTACCGCGACAAATTGCACCGTTATTTGCAGGCCGTGAAAGACGGCCACACACCGCAAAGTTTGGGCGACGCCTACAGCATGCACCAGGCATTTCTGCAAACTGGCGACATGCACAACGTGGTATGGTCGTCACCCAAGCCACAGTAGAGTAAGTAGTAGCAGTAGTAGAGTGGACCGGCTCAGTCATACACGACTGGGCCGGTTATTTTTTTTAAAATCAGCTTAGCCAATATTGCCGCAGCTATTTTCTATGTCCAAAGAGACGGTTTGACCGTAGTCCCTTGGGCAAGATTGGTAGCACCAGCGTTTGCGCTTCAGTCCGAGTTACTAGCGCCAGATCACGCGCGCCAACCAACTGACGCCAAAGCAGGCCGTGGCCGTGAGCACGATGGCAGCACCGGAAGACCAATCGTAGTGGTAAGATACGACCAAGCCCACCACAATACTCAGCACGGCAATACCCACGGAAACCATCATCGCTGACAACACCGAACGCGCCCAGACTAATGCCGCCGCCGCCGGAGTGATGAGCAGCGCAGTAGCCATAAGCGCGCCGACCACACGCACCGCCGTCACGACGCTGAGCGCGGTGAGAAGAAGCAACAGCGTGCGCATACGATTCGGCCGGGCACCGATCACGCGCGAGTATTCCGGGTCGACGGACGAGAGCTCGATTTCCTTATTAATCAGCGTCACCGCCACCAGCACCAGACAGGTCACACCAAGGCCGAGCCAGATATCCTGCGGAGCCACACCAAGCACACTGCCGAAGAGCAGTGCGTTGAAATCACGAAACGAATTCACCTGGCTCATCATCAGCACGCCGAGCGCAAACATGCCGGAAAGCACTACGCCAATCGCAGCATCTTCCCCGACTTCGCGTCGACGCGACAACCAACCAACGCCAAACGCAGTCGCCATTGCCGCGCCCAAAGCGCCCCAGAAAATATCCACTCCACGCAGGAATGCGAACACCATGCCCGGCAATACCGTGTGAGATAATGCACCGCCGAAAAACGACATGCGCCGCTGAACAATATACACACCAATCACCGCGCAGTTGACGCCTGCCAAGACGCCGGCAATGAGCGCGCGCTGCATGAAGTCGGCCTCGAATGGATCCGTCAGCCAATCCATTATACGCTGCCCTCCTCGCGCAAGTGGCCATCGGCCAGGCGGTAGCGCGCATCAAAAAAACCAGCACCGAACTCGAGATCGTGCGTGGCCGTCACCAGTGTTTTCCCTTCAGCTTTAAGCCCGTGGAGCACTTGGCGAATCAACTCGCGGTTGTCGGAGTCGACCGCGTTAAAAGGCTCGTCCAACAGCAGCAAATCCGCGCCATGCAGTAGCGTCCGCGCGACGAGTAGACGCTGCTGTTGACCGCCGGAAAGCTCATTGATTCGTCGCTCGGCCAACGGCAAGAGTTGCAGTTTTTCGAGTAAGCGCTGAGCGGCCTCGTGCTGTTTTTTTCTGGGCCGTAAAAACCAGCCTAAGTGAATGTAACTGCCGGTCAGCACAAAGCGGCGCACGCTGATCGGGAAGCCCCAATCGATCTCGCGATGCTGCGGCAAGTAAGCTACCTGGTGGTGGCACTGCCCTACCGCATGCCCCAGCACGGTGATCTTGCCCTGGCGCAACGGAAGCAAGCCCGCAACGCTCTTCAGCAAGGTTGATTTGCCCGCACCGTTGTCCCCCAACAGTGCAATACTACGACCACGGTCGATGTTCAGGCTCACGCCGCTGAGCACCGGGTGCTCTTCACCCGCGTAACCCAAAGCGACGTCGTCAAAAACGAGCGCCGGGGCATCGTGCGCGTGATGCCCGCCACAAGTGGCATGGTAGCGTAGGAGTGGCACGGCGTTAGCGCAGGGAGTCGGTGATGGTTTCCACATTCACCCGCATCAGCGTCAGGTAGTCGGGCGCGGGTCCGTCGGCGGCAGTGATGTTGTCCGTGTATAGCGTTGCTACGGTCGGCACGCCGGCTTCGCGCTGTATCTGCTGCGCCAGGCGCGGATTCGCCGAGGCATCGATAAACAAGGCAGGCGGGCTAAATTGCTCAATCAATTTCAGCAACTCATGAAACTGCTTAGCCGAAGGATCTGGTGCCTCCGTGGACACGCTACCCAGAATGCTTGCGGGCGTAAAAAAGCCATAGCGGCGGCCGAAGTAACGCAGGTTATCATGGTAGCCGATCAAGATACGCCGGTTCGCCGCGACTTCACCCAGGCGCGCTTCAGCCCACTCATCGAGCTCAATCAGTTGATCCAAATACGCCTGACGACGCTCGTCAAAATAGTCCGCATGCGCGGGGTCCAGCTCGGCAAAGGTCAGATTAATCGCGAGCACCATCATCAGCGCTTGCTGCGGGTCCAGCCAAACGTGCGGGTCGTATTCACCATGATCATGCCCGTGGTCGTGCGCATCATGTTGGTGGCCCGTCGGCATGAGTTTGCGCATTTTGCCCCACACTTCGTTGGCTTTAATGGCATCCTCCTTGCAACATGGCGGCTTGCTCTCAGCCTTCGGGTAAAGCAGGGGCATATCTTGCCAAAAGGCGGCACCAAATTCCATTAGCTCGGCATGATCGGTTAAGACGAGCAGCTCCGCCTGACTTCCGCTGGCCTGCATCGCATCCCCCAGCCATGGCTCCAGCCCCTCGCCAAAACCGATCACCACATCTGCCTTGGCCAAAGCTCCCAACTGGCGCGGTGATGGCTCAAAGTGATGTGGGTCCATGCCCGGTCCGGCAAAAGTCGTGACGGATACTTCCTTACCGCCCACCTGCTCAGCCCAGTCCGCCACAATGCCATTGGTCGCCACGACATTGAGTCGTGCCGACAAACTGGCGGCTCCGCAGAGCAAAAACAGGATGAAGCATTTATACATCCCGCCAATTTGCAGGCGGGGCGCAGGGAATGCAATTCATTTGCAGTAAGTTATGTGGCGTAGCGACCGTAGATAAAGATCTCCACCTGCTCAGCCTGGAAGCCTTCGGGCAGGTTGTCAGGCTGGATTTTGAAATCGACGCCATCGGCCAAGACTACGCGATTGGTGTCGCGGCAAACGACGAGGGTACGGTGCCCATTACCAGGCAGCATATAGCACGTACGGTGGCCAGGTACCTCGATTGGTTCGATCTCGTTGTTGTCCAGCAGCAGTCGAATATTACGATAAACTGTCGCGATTCCTAAGCCCGGCGCCGACTCTGCGGCACGCTCCTGAATCTCCTTGGGCGTAAGCGGGTGTTCGGCATTTTTTAACGTGTTCAGAATTGCGGCGCGCTGTTTGGTATCTCTAAAATTTTTCCCCATTTCGCTGATAGTTCTTATAACTTACTGCCTATCAGCAGATTCGTTTTCAATGAAAAACGCAGAAAAAGTGATATTTACTACTATTGATAGTTAATTCTCAAATATCGTAAAAGAAATACGATTCATGTTTTATTCCGCAAACGGGCGATTAATAAAATACCAACTAACCACCCACACTCCAGCGGGGCGACCGTCTCGGGGTGGTGACTCCCGCTCCAGGCAAATCAGGCCGCTTTTCTTAAAATTAATGCAGTCTGAGAAAACGTCTCCCGTGAGCAGCCACGAGGTCAAAATTGATAAATGCGGGTTATGCCCAACAAACATTAGGTCCTGTGATGTTTCCCAAAGCAGGTTACCCAGCGCGGTAGGATCGTCCATCGGAGCCAGGCCAACAGTCTCAACCAAGGGTGCCTCCAGCTTGAGCCCATCGTGAAGCAGCTCAGCGGTTTGTCGAGCGCGCACCAGCTTACTATGATGGATTGCTCGCAGGCCGGAGAGCTCTTTACGCTTCACGCGGTCGCACAGCTTGGCGATGGAGCGCACGCCCTTGGGGGTCAGTTCCCGAGCTTCGTCGGTAGGGAAATCGTAACTGGCTTCGGCGTGTCGCAGCAGATAAAGTCTCATACTCACATCATGACACAAACACGGTAAAGGTCCAGTCAGTGCTGGCGTTTATTCATCCTCGTCGATGTTCGGATCGGTCCCGGCATTGGCAGGGAGCTCGTGCGGTAAGGCCCAATAATAAGTCATTAGCCAAAGGCTCCAGGCCCACGGATAAATAACGGCTGGCACAACCACCCCAACCGTTGCCCCAATTAGCCCTAAGGTCGTTAGTGAGATCACCCCCGCTGCATAAAGAGCCAGCAACAGCGGCAAACAACCGAACACCGTCAGCCCGTAATTCCAGACAACTGCCCCGAGAAAAAACCCGTCACTACGCGCCATCTTCATCGCGCACCGGGGGCAGCGATAGCACAACTTGAACCACGCGCGAAAGATCGGTCGCCCCCCGCAGTTTGGACAACGGTTGGTCAGGCCACGGGTAACGATTTGCCATCGGCTAACGGTGGGTGCTTCCATTGCGCCAAGATGATTCATCCACCAAGCAAATCAAGCTATGAGTCGACCTTGGGAGCACGCCAGGAAAACGGTTCAGGCAGGTCGCCGTATGGGTGCGTATTAAACGCCGACTCCGGCTCGCGCCCAAACCAGCGCCAGTCAATAAATTCTAGCAAACGCGCTAAGTCTTCCGGCGCATAAAAGTGCCCGCCCTCCCGCAGGTGGAAGGCGTGATCTTCCGCCGCATCGAGAAAACCATAAACTTGCTTAACCGCTCGCGAACACTGCACCATGCCCCGCTGGTTCGACCAGTGGTCATCCAGGGCGTAAGTATGCAGCAAGGGTCGCGGCGCAATCGCTGCCAACAAACAATGCTGATCGAATGGTAAACGCTCAGGCTCACCAATGTATTCATCCAGCCCCCGGCCAAACCATGAGTACAGATCACGCACAATGTTCAGCGTTTCCCCGCCCGGGCCAACATAACGAAATGAAGCCGAGCCGCCGGCACCCGAGGCGTTGTCATGCACCAGGGCAATCCGGGGATCCGTAGCACCCGCCAACAGAGTAGTTTTACCGCCGCGCGAATGTCCGCTAATAGCAATTTTCGAAGCATCGATATACGAAAGCTCAGTCAATAAATCGACTGCGCGATGATACGCCCAGGCCCAGGCGGCGATCGCGCCAAACCCCTTGCCCGGATACACATCGTAAAGCCCTCCACTGCGCTTTTGCTTGTCGACCACATCCGGATAAACCAGATCCTCCGCCATTTCCGTTCGATCAAAGACCGCCAGCGCCATACCTCGACCGAGCACGCTTCGGATCATGTCGTCGCTCAGATAATGCCAGCAACCGTCCCCGTAGAGTATCGTCGGGAATAGCCCCTCCCCCGCTGGCGCATATATTTTCACCCCGAGCGCAATCGGCCATTCCCCGCCATGGCATCGCACACTGTAGGAGTTCAAGCGGGAGCCATCGTCCCACCGGCGGATGCGCGCATGACACCTTGACTCGATAACCACATGCTCTGGCGCAGGCGGCATCCCGCCATATTCCAAGTTCACGACTTGCTCCAACCAGTATGATGACTGTGCCGCCCATTCTTCCGGCGAGCGGACCCGCCCACCATCCTTCTTCGCGAATAAATCTGCCAGTGGCAGGGCGTTAATCTTTGACTCGGCGGCAAGGTGCTGATGAGGGGGCATGCCGGAATAGATTACCGCGATTTCAGGGCAGTGAAAGTCTGTTTTTTTGCGCGGCGGACTGAAAACGCGGCTAATTGTTTCAAGTGCAGCTTCTTAGGTGGTGAGCATCTCCGTTTGACAGGCGTGAGGACCCAGCCAAGCATTAATCAAAACATACGATGAGCAGGAGATTGCCGAGCTCGATTCGTCCGAGCCCACTTACCATATTCGCTTTGACGTCGAGCCACGGCCCGTTACTCAGTCGCAATAATGGCCAAGCAACGAATTTCAGCCGGTTTGCTGATGTATGACGACTCCGGTGACGAGCTCCGGGTTTTCATCGCGCACCCGGGTGGGCCGTTCTTTAAAAAGAAGGACGCCGGGCATTGGTCCATCCCCAAAGGCGAGCCCGACCCGGGCGAAGAAGACCTGCTGGAAGTCGCGCGCCGGGAGTTTGCGGAGGAAATTGGCCTGATCCCACCCGCCAAAACAGACCCCAACGTTATTTTTTGGCCACTGGACACGATTAAGCAAAAGGGCGGCAAGGTCGTCCATGCCTGGGCCTTTCGCGGCGATTGGCCAGAGGGCCGTGAAGTTGTCAGCAACGAAATCCCCATCGAATGGCCGCCCAAGAGCGGTAAGACGGTCTACATCCCGGAAGTCGACCGCGTAGCCATGGTCTCGCTCAGCGAAGCCAAGCATTTGCTGAAAGAATCGCAGTGGCCTTTAATAGAGCGCCTAGCGGCGGTTTTAGGGCGGTGAGTTCGAAAGTTGGAA from Cerasicoccus sp. TK19100 includes the following:
- a CDS encoding NUDIX domain-containing protein; the protein is MAKQRISAGLLMYDDSGDELRVFIAHPGGPFFKKKDAGHWSIPKGEPDPGEEDLLEVARREFAEEIGLIPPAKTDPNVIFWPLDTIKQKGGKVVHAWAFRGDWPEGREVVSNEIPIEWPPKSGKTVYIPEVDRVAMVSLSEAKHLLKESQWPLIERLAAVLGR
- a CDS encoding alpha/beta hydrolase family protein: MPPHQHLAAESKINALPLADLFAKKDGGRVRSPEEWAAQSSYWLEQVVNLEYGGMPPAPEHVVIESRCHARIRRWDDGSRLNSYSVRCHGGEWPIALGVKIYAPAGEGLFPTILYGDGCWHYLSDDMIRSVLGRGMALAVFDRTEMAEDLVYPDVVDKQKRSGGLYDVYPGKGFGAIAAWAWAYHRAVDLLTELSYIDASKIAISGHSRGGKTTLLAGATDPRIALVHDNASGAGGSASFRYVGPGGETLNIVRDLYSWFGRGLDEYIGEPERLPFDQHCLLAAIAPRPLLHTYALDDHWSNQRGMVQCSRAVKQVYGFLDAAEDHAFHLREGGHFYAPEDLARLLEFIDWRWFGREPESAFNTHPYGDLPEPFSWRAPKVDS